Genomic DNA from Nitratidesulfovibrio vulgaris str. Hildenborough:
GGCGGATGTGCTGGCGGGGGCGGTGGTATGGGCTGTGGTTGTCATGGAATGCTCCGGGGTTGTATACATGCAAAGCCCCCTGCTTGTTGCGGCAGGGGGCCTTTTCGTAGCCTCGACTGGAAAAGTTCCCTCAATGCTTCACGTCGCGAGTCCGTTCCCATGATGTCTTCATGGCGCGATTCATGGACGACTTCTGGTTCTGCATGGCGGAGAGGATACGATTCGATGAAAACACACATCTTTATTGCATCGAAAATGATATCGCGGGTGTTCGTATCACCGTTCCATTGGCGGCAATTTGCACGGAAGAGCGACGTTGTCTTGGTTGCGACGCTCTGACTGTGGTATCTGCAAACAGCATATCTCAATATTTTTGCTGTGCATGATGGCCACGGGTGTCATCTCCTGTGCGAACATGGACAGGCTAGCTTCTATCCTGTTCGGGGTCAAGCTGGCTACTCCTGGCTGTGGGGGGATACTTGCACCAGATGCAGCCCCGTTGTGGTTTGGCTGTGTCGCATGGCTTAAGGGGGGCAGCCGCATTACGTAGCTGTTCCGAGAGGAAGAAGAACTATTCAGTGCCAGCGGACGGGCTACCGGCAGTGGCTACATGCAGCGGGTACCTCCATGATGAGGCTGTTGCCACCGGGAAGACCCGATGTTGAACCCGAGACCGCTTCCCGGCTCACTGCTTGACGGGCAAGGCACCTTGAAAGGCATCGAGCCACTCTGACAGGTAATGGAAAGGCCCGCACCTTGCGGTGCGGGCCTCTTGTCTGTTCATTGCGTACCGTTGGGCGTTCCGGTGCTAGCCGCCGGAGTTGATGATCTGCTGCTGGATGGTGTGGTCGATGATGAGGTCGCGAGTCTCCGAGCCCACTGTCACGCTGTAGACATCCTGGCCTGCGGCGTTTGTGCTGTGAGTCCAGTCGCTTCCCACCAGTTCGACCTTGTCTGCATTATCCCCGCTGATGTGCACGGCCTTGTTGCCGGCTGCGGTGGCTTCCGAGGTCCCGGCGAGGTCGAACAGGTCGGCTGCCGTCAGGCGCACGGTCTGTGCGCCGGTGTCGGTGCCGAGGTCGATGTGCTCGATGCCTGACACCTTGCCGTCGGCGATGTTGTTGAAGTCGAGCACCACGTTATCACCATGGATTTCGAGCGTATCCGTTCCGGCACCACCATGCAGCCCCTTGAAGTCCGCATCGGTGATGCGGTGGTCGCCCGAATTGTCCTGAATGATGATGGTGTCGTTGCCGAGTCCACCGTCGATGTAGTCTCGTCCACCGCTACCGCCAAGCGTGTCGTTCCCAAGCCCGCCGAGGATGATGTCGTCGCCTGCGGTGCCGACGATGGTGTCGTCGCCACTGCCGCCGATGTAGACCATGCTCGTGTCGGTGGCACTATTGTGATCGTCGTAAGCATAGCTGTACGTCGTCTGGGCTGTATGATCGCCTGCCGCCCCGATGTGGATGTTCAGGGTGGCATGGTCTTCCTGCCCGGTCGGCGTCGCTATCTTGTAGACGAAGGCTTCGTCGTGACCATTCGCACCTACAGCAGGCCTGTACTCGTAGTCGCCGTACATGTTGACCTTGAGCGAACCGTACTGTTCGTGCGTTATCTCCGTGTACGAACCGTCCTGTGCAATCAGCTGTCCGTTCACCTCGGTCACATGTGCCGTCATGCCTGCAAGTGCATCTGCGGGAGAGTCGCCGATGAGGTTGCCCGCGAGATACCCCGCCATAATGGCGAATTGGCTGACCTGCACATCAAGGCTGTGCTTGGTTGAGCTGATATCGTAATCATTGTCGCTGGCGATGAGCTCGACCTTGTACCGGGCGGTGTCCTTGAAGTTGTAACTGAACGAATCGCTCCGGATGTCATTCGGGTTTCCGTCGAACAGTTGTTCTTCGTATTCCTTCTTGCCGGTATCAAGGTTGATTATGCGGATGGTGAACGTGTCCGTGTCGTAGGATGACGGCGAGTTGGTCACCTTGCCGTCGATGATGGCCTTCCAGTTGAACGCCACCTCATCGTTGGCGTTTACGCTGAACTCCTTCGAGGCGACCACAGAGTCGTTGACCATGTTCTTGCCGAGTGAAAGCTCGAACGTCGGTTCGCTCGCTGCTCCCACGTTGTGGACATGACTGTCGTTGGCCCACCAGTCATTGTCGTTGTCGTAGATGTAGCGAGGCTCATCGATTCCGCTGGCGAAGTTATCCTTGGCGTCCACCGCTGCGCCCTTCAGCTGCAGGTAGAGGTGGGCGGACGAGGGGTCACCGTCGCCATCACGGATGGTGTAGTCGAAGGTGGGCGTCCCTGTGGGGTTCGCCCCAGGAACGTACCTGAAGTCGCCGTCGGAGAAGTCGAACTCCACCGTGCCGCGGTCTGCGCCCAGCGAGAAAGTGACGCGGGACCCAGGTTGCACGACGCTGTTGTCGATGGTTCCGTCGCCGCCAAGGTCTGTGGTGAACACGAGCTTGCCGGTGCTGGTATTCCATGTGGCTGTGTAGACCGTCCCGTCCTCGCTGGTGAAGGAAACCTTCTCGATGTAGGCACCGTCGGCGCCCTTTACATCATTGTTCAGGAGATTGCCTTCGATGGGCACGGTGTTGAGCAGGGTGCTTTCAAGCTGGCTCAAGTCCGTGAGCACCTTGGTCGAATGCGCGTCGGGGTTATCCGGGTCGGTGGGGTTACGTTCCCATCCCACAGGCAACAGGTGCGTGGTGGAGACCTGACTGCCGATGCCGATGGCATAGGCGATGTCGAGGTTATCCACCCCCTTGAGGGCATCGACCCATGCCTTCTCTTCTGTTGCGTTCAGCGCCTCGCTGATCGGGTCGGGGGCTCCGTCCGAGAAGAAGTACAGCACGGTACGGTCCGCATTAGGCATGCCTGTCTGCAATGCACTGGCTGTCGCTGCGGTGGCGTCATCGTAGTCCGTTCCGCCTCCCGGTACGAACTTGTTGTCGGTCGTCAGGTATTGCGTGGCCTTCGCCACGGCATCATTGCCCTCAAACCATGGCTTGCTGGCGTCGGCATCGCTGTAGAAGTCGACGATCTTGATGTTGACATGGCCCATATCGTCGTAGGCGTGCATCAGCTTGGCGATGGCTTCCTGCGCCAGTTCCATGCGGGACTTTCCATCAACGCCAGAATCCCAGGCCATGCTGCCCGAGGTGTCGAGCACGATGACGAGGTTGGTGGTGGTATTCACCTGCGGGAAGGTCGCGAAGTCATCATGAGCAGTGGGCGCATCGTCGGTGACGTTGATGACGATGTTGGCCTTCGCCTCGTCACCCGAGGTGTCGGTGACCTTCACCTCGAAGGTGCGCTGCACGTTGTCGCCTTCAAGGGTGTTATCCTTGAGGGTGTATTCGTAGCTGACTTCGCCTGTGGCGGAGTTGTACCCGGTGATGACCAGCTTTCCGGTGGCGTCGTCCACTACGGTCTGGGTGTGACCGGAGGTCGAGAAGGCTCCAAGGTCGATGGTCTGACCGGCTACAGTGAGTGATTGCAGCCCTTCACCCTTGTCATCGAAGGTGAAGGTGCCCGTGGTGGTCTCTGAAAGTGCGGGGCTGGAACCATCCGGGAGGGCTGCCTCACTGACGGACACGGGGTCTCCCATGGTGAGCACGGGTTCGGTGTTGCCGCGCTCGACGTTCAGCGAAAGGGTGTCCGCCACCCGGTCGCCGTCGCCGTCCACCAGCGTGAAGGTGAAGCTGTCGTTGCCGACCGAGGTCCCGTCATAACGGTATTCACCGTCCGCATTGACGTACAGGGTGCCGTGGTCTCCTGCGAAGGACTGGTAGCCGTCGCTGCCTGCCTTGGTTGCATCGAACGCGACACCGTTGACCAGCAGCTGCCCCACACCGTCTGCACCGGGGACCATATTGAACTGGCCTTCGGTGTGTTGTCCGACGTTGAGCGTGGCACTGTCGTCTGCGCTTGCCGTCGTGTTGAGTTCGGCCTTGGGCACGTCGTCCACGATGGTCACGGTGATGGTCGCCGTTGCCGTGCTGGCATCGGCGCCCGTCCCGGTGGTGACGGAGACGGGAATCACGTCGCCGGTCTTCTCGTTGTCGAACAGCACGCCGCCTACGTTGGTGCTGTGCGCAACGTTGTCGGTGAGAGTGTAGGTGTAGCTGACAACGCCGGTCGAGGCGTCGTAGCCGGTGATGGCAAGCGTGGCATGACCGCCGGAGGCGACATGCTGTCCGTTGGCCCCGATGTTGAAGGTTCGTCCCACGAGGGTGGAGAGGTCGGAGATGGTCTCTCCGGCGATACCCACGCTGGTGATGCTTTCACCGTTCGCATTGATGCGGAAGGTGCCTTCGGTGACAACCGGGCTGCCATCCGGGTCGGATGCGCTGTCGTAGCCACCGGGGAAAAGGCCCGAACCAGCGGCGTCAGCCGTATTGAGGCCGGATTCATGCACCACGTGGGGGGTAAGGCCTGTGTCGATGTCGGGTGCTCGCTCGACTTCGTTCACCGTCACTTCGATGGTAGCCGCTGGGGTGGTATCACCGTCGGCATCCGTGATGCCCACGTTGAAACCAAGCTTGTGCGTCGTACCCGGCAGGTCGAGCGGAACCTTCTGGTCGAAGTGCCACTCGCCATCGGTCGTGTCGAGTGACATGGTGAAGGCCGTCTTGCCACCGTCATAGGTTCCGGTGAGCGTCTTGCCGTCAGCCGACGGGGTCACCGTCACGGCGTGACCGTCGTAGGTGTAGATGCCAGTGGTGCCCACACCGAAGGTCAGTGCCCCACTGGTGGCCTCGCCGTCGGCCCCGTAGTCCATGTCGACGGTGCCCGAGGCCTTGCCTATGCTGTCGACGAAGCCGACATCCACACCCTTGATGTAGAAGTCGCTGTTGTCGCTGCTAGTGGTGCCGTCGGAGTTGTCCACAGCCTGAACGACGACCCTGTCGAACAGGACGCCTGTGTAGCTGAACTGTCCGTTGGCGGGAATCGCCTGACTGGCGACCTGTACGTTGCCGAGGAAGAAGAGGACCTGTCCGCGTTCGCCTTCCCCACCGGTGTAGAAGGAACCGGGAGCGTCCATGTTGAACCTGTTGGCGACGCCATCCAGTTCGAAGACCACCCCTTCCTGTTCACCGGAAGTCTTGTCGTCGCGGTAGCCCAGTTCGTTCTCGCGGTCGGGACCATCGCTGCCTGCGACGGGCTTCCCGTCGTAGGTCACGCCGAGGCCGTTACTGGTGAAGTTGGGCGTGCCGCCGTTCACCTGCAACTGCACACCGGGGGCTATCATGTCGCCGTCGCCGGGGTGCGTGTCGGCACCGAAGCCGACGTGAACAAGGGCGGACTGGCCGAAGTCGTCGGTGACCGCGCCGTTGCTGACCGTCAGCGTGGGCGCGTCATCCTTGATGTCGATGTTGATCGTGGCCGAGGTGCTGTCGTTGTCACGGTCGGTCAGCGTCACGGTGATGTCGAGGTCGAACGTCTCGTCGGTGGCCGGCGTTGTATGCGGCGCGTTCCTGTCCAGTTCGAAGGTGTAGGTCACCTTGCCGGTTACCGCATCAAAGCCGGTGATGGTCAGGTTCCCGTAGGGCGTGTCGAGCACTGCGCCTTCGGCGATGTCGACTGTCTGACCACCGTAGCTCATGGTGAGTGAACCGAGTCCGTCCTTCACGTCGATGGTGAACTCGCGTTCTGCGGTCACCAGCGAACCGAGGCCGTCTTCGGTGCCGCCGGGCAGGTACTTCTCGTACAGTTCACCTTCAGAGCCCTCCAGCCCCTTGATGGAAACGCCGTCGTCCGTCCCCACGATGGTGATGACGAGAGGTGCCGTTGAAGCATCACCGTCACCGTCCGTGACGGTGTACTTGAAGGTCTCCGTCAACCTGTCCGTCTTGGAGTTGAGGTGCTGTACGCGCGGGTCGTCATTGTTGAGCGAGTACGAGTAGCTACCATCGGCGTAGATGGTGAGCGTTCCGTATTCACCCTGAATCTCGGTGCTACCGTTTTCGGAGAAGTCGGTCGCAGCACCGTCGCCCTTGGCGATGTGTGTGACGCGGTTGCCGTCGGCGCTCAAGTCGTAGCCGGGGGCGGTGTCGTTGGAGAGCACATTGCCAGAGGCGATGAGCTTGCCATCTTCACGTACCCAGTCGGCATCCATCTGGGCGACGGGCATGTCGTCGGTCACCTTGAGCGTGACCGAGCCATCCACGTAGTCACCGTCGATGTCGGTGCCGCGAACCTTGATGCCGGTGATGGTCACAAGGTCGCTTCCGTTGGCGTGCAGCAGCGGGTCGATGAGTTCGGCGTGAACGGTCACGTTGCCGGTTTCACCTGCGTCGATGTTCCCGCCGGAGAGTGAAAGGATGACCGCCTTGTCACCATTGGAGTATCTGCCGACGAGTTTGCCAGATTCGACGGCCCACGTCAGGGCTGCGCCTGCGCCTTCCATCTGGACGCCGCTGGCGTCGACGAACTTGAACGATTCGAAGTCGTCGGAACCTGCGGTGAAGCTGAGGCTGCCGCTGGTCTTGTCGGTGTCGAGATAACCGTCGGGTCGCGTCAGCATCGATGCCGCATCGTCATCGAGCGTGAGCGTCAGGGTTCCTGCGCGCGCCGGACCTTCGCCGTCGTTGATGGCGACGGTGATGGTGTCGGTAAGCTTGGTGTCGCCATCCGAGTCGGTGATGCGCAGGGCGAACTTCAATTCCTGCTTGTAGTCGTGGTCGAGGTTGTTCTTCGCCGCGAAGGTCCATTCCCCGTCACCGTTGACGCGCAGGATGCCCTTCGAGGTGTAGATGTTCTGGTTGATGCTGTATTCGTTGCCGCCGATGACGACCTTGATGGAACTGCCAAGGTCATTGTCGGCCCCCATGGCGTGCGTCCATGTGCCCGCGATGCTCTGCCCTTCGGTGACGGGGCCGGCAGCGGGGGCGAGGTCGATGGTGGGGGTGTCGTCGACGATGGTGACGGTGAGGGACGCAGAGGCTGACTGGGCATGCCCGTCCGCACCCGTGGTCGTCACCGAGACGGGGATGACGTCGCCCGTCTTCATGTCGTCGAGGTCTTGTCCGTGCCTGACGTTGTCCTTCAGTGTGTAGCGATACTGGACACTGTAGCCGGAGGTGGCATCACCACTGACCCCGATGATTTCCAGCGTGGCATGGGAAGGGACGCCAAGGTAGCCGTCGACGGTCACGTCCTTGCCGTTCATGCCGATGTTGAAGACCTTGCCCAGCAGGTCGTTGATGGTCTCCACACCGTTTGAGACGGAGAAGGACACCCCGGCGATGCTGACGGACGTGAGGTCTTCGCCGTTGGTGTCGATGCGGAAGGCACCCTCTACAGCTGCCAGTGACGCATCGTTACCAGCCACAAGGCCGTTCTCGTCGACCACGTGGGCAACGGGAGGCATGTCGATGTCGGGGGCACGGTCGGCCTCGTTCACCGTGACGGTGAAGCTGCCGGAGGCCGTGTCGCCATCGGTGTCGGTGATGGTGTACGAGAAGCCGAGTTTGCCGCCGTTCTCTGGCAGGTCGAGCGGTACGCGCTGTGCGAGCGTCCATTCTCCTGTGGCGGTGTTCACGGTGAGCGTGAAGGCCACCTGACCGGAATCGGTACCATCGTCATTGATGATGTGACCGACCATGGTTCCTGCAATGGGGTTGCCTTCCGAGTCTCGCTCGGGCTCGATGCTCACGCGGCGTCCATCCAGCGTCCAGATGGAGGCGTCTGTGATGTCCGCACCGTCCGAGGGGGCGGCTGCACGGTATTCCACGGATTCGGCTTCTGGCTGCTGACCTGAAGCGATGCCATCGAACACCAGTTCGAACGAGCCGGGTCTGTCTGCCCCATAGTCGAAGTAGAGCATGCCGGAATGGATATCTACGCTGGCGGCGTCTGCTTCGTGGAAGCTGACGTTC
This window encodes:
- a CDS encoding DVU1012 family biofilm structural adhesin, whose product is MPLNRTITPQQATAGTIRLPAPAVDEVITIQNAAGLKLALEFAPDAATTEKSGNDLVFTFPEGGQVIVSDFFAQLEGGNVPTFVIEGQELPGDAFLTAFNAELLPAAGPGAGGGAGSGGVGDYTDDPGNLVDSVDRLGTLDPLVFERGTEPLPLTDVGIVDNGVTITNIAPGGPDIGAGEGIVDETALASGSAPDAAGRTLTGDFTITAPDGLATVIIGGETVISGGALVNSTVTGDYGTLTITGYNPATGVITYSYELTGNADHTAGDDTIFETFPITATDTDGDLASDSLNIQILDDAPVIIGGQAEVDETNFREGNTSGDVTPLLVSDTGDNPADPWGDGVIETQGTLNFSAGADGVQSLVFDATIETNGPALTSQGAQVLFDVSDDGKTLRGYIVAEGDDAAPNGLTVFTMTIDNTGKYTYTQERPLDHSVDGDALPGDPASTDHPHNDALQFNVGVVLTDTDTDTATGNITVVVRDDGPRVYGSEEFIERADYAAASDAPHASVADDALTHSFNFTSGSTLADLISASTDANTGFVDIRMDGGTPYNGGANGLGGTYDGVQVGAADGPDRENELGYRDDKTSHEQEALVFKLNGVADHFEMDASGALSGSEGSGERGVVQFFLGDQLVGARTITSSTAGSIEFTGLFDRVVVTATDRTWLSTSDNSDFYIKNVSFHEADAASVDIHSGMLYFDYGADRPGSFELVFDGIASGQQPEAESVEYRAAAPSDGADITDASIWTLDGRRVSIEPERDSEGNPIAGTMVGHIINDDGTDSGQVAFTLTVNTATGEWTLAQRVPLDLPENGGKLGFSYTITDTDGDTASGSFTVTVNEADRAPDIDMPPVAHVVDENGLVAGNDASLAAVEGAFRIDTNGEDLTSVSIAGVSFSVSNGVETINDLLGKVFNIGMNGKDVTVDGYLGVPSHATLEIIGVSGDATSGYSVQYRYTLKDNVRHGQDLDDMKTGDVIPVSVTTTGADGHAQSASASLTVTIVDDTPTIDLAPAAGPVTEGQSIAGTWTHAMGADNDLGSSIKVVIGGNEYSINQNIYTSKGILRVNGDGEWTFAAKNNLDHDYKQELKFALRITDSDGDTKLTDTITVAINDGEGPARAGTLTLTLDDDAASMLTRPDGYLDTDKTSGSLSFTAGSDDFESFKFVDASGVQMEGAGAALTWAVESGKLVGRYSNGDKAVILSLSGGNIDAGETGNVTVHAELIDPLLHANGSDLVTITGIKVRGTDIDGDYVDGSVTLKVTDDMPVAQMDADWVREDGKLIASGNVLSNDTAPGYDLSADGNRVTHIAKGDGAATDFSENGSTEIQGEYGTLTIYADGSYSYSLNNDDPRVQHLNSKTDRLTETFKYTVTDGDGDASTAPLVITIVGTDDGVSIKGLEGSEGELYEKYLPGGTEDGLGSLVTAEREFTIDVKDGLGSLTMSYGGQTVDIAEGAVLDTPYGNLTITGFDAVTGKVTYTFELDRNAPHTTPATDETFDLDITVTLTDRDNDSTSATINIDIKDDAPTLTVSNGAVTDDFGQSALVHVGFGADTHPGDGDMIAPGVQLQVNGGTPNFTSNGLGVTYDGKPVAGSDGPDRENELGYRDDKTSGEQEGVVFELDGVANRFNMDAPGSFYTGGEGERGQVLFFLGNVQVASQAIPANGQFSYTGVLFDRVVVQAVDNSDGTTSSDNSDFYIKGVDVGFVDSIGKASGTVDMDYGADGEATSGALTFGVGTTGIYTYDGHAVTVTPSADGKTLTGTYDGGKTAFTMSLDTTDGEWHFDQKVPLDLPGTTHKLGFNVGITDADGDTTPAATIEVTVNEVERAPDIDTGLTPHVVHESGLNTADAAGSGLFPGGYDSASDPDGSPVVTEGTFRINANGESITSVGIAGETISDLSTLVGRTFNIGANGQHVASGGHATLAITGYDASTGVVSYTYTLTDNVAHSTNVGGVLFDNEKTGDVIPVSVTTGTGADASTATATITVTIVDDVPKAELNTTASADDSATLNVGQHTEGQFNMVPGADGVGQLLVNGVAFDATKAGSDGYQSFAGDHGTLYVNADGEYRYDGTSVGNDSFTFTLVDGDGDRVADTLSLNVERGNTEPVLTMGDPVSVSEAALPDGSSPALSETTTGTFTFDDKGEGLQSLTVAGQTIDLGAFSTSGHTQTVVDDATGKLVITGYNSATGEVSYEYTLKDNTLEGDNVQRTFEVKVTDTSGDEAKANIVINVTDDAPTAHDDFATFPQVNTTTNLVIVLDTSGSMAWDSGVDGKSRMELAQEAIAKLMHAYDDMGHVNIKIVDFYSDADASKPWFEGNDAVAKATQYLTTDNKFVPGGGTDYDDATAATASALQTGMPNADRTVLYFFSDGAPDPISEALNATEEKAWVDALKGVDNLDIAYAIGIGSQVSTTHLLPVGWERNPTDPDNPDAHSTKVLTDLSQLESTLLNTVPIEGNLLNNDVKGADGAYIEKVSFTSEDGTVYTATWNTSTGKLVFTTDLGGDGTIDNSVVQPGSRVTFSLGADRGTVEFDFSDGDFRYVPGANPTGTPTFDYTIRDGDGDPSSAHLYLQLKGAAVDAKDNFASGIDEPRYIYDNDNDWWANDSHVHNVGAASEPTFELSLGKNMVNDSVVASKEFSVNANDEVAFNWKAIIDGKVTNSPSSYDTDTFTIRIINLDTGKKEYEEQLFDGNPNDIRSDSFSYNFKDTARYKVELIASDNDYDISSTKHSLDVQVSQFAIMAGYLAGNLIGDSPADALAGMTAHVTEVNGQLIAQDGSYTEITHEQYGSLKVNMYGDYEYRPAVGANGHDEAFVYKIATPTGQEDHATLNIHIGAAGDHTAQTTYSYAYDDHNSATDTSMVYIGGSGDDTIVGTAGDDIILGGLGNDTLGGSGGRDYIDGGLGNDTIIIQDNSGDHRITDADFKGLHGGAGTDTLEIHGDNVVLDFNNIADGKVSGIEHIDLGTDTGAQTVRLTAADLFDLAGTSEATAAGNKAVHISGDNADKVELVGSDWTHSTNAAGQDVYSVTVGSETRDLIIDHTIQQQIINSGG